In Bombus affinis isolate iyBomAffi1 unplaced genomic scaffold, iyBomAffi1.2 ctg00000581.1, whole genome shotgun sequence, one DNA window encodes the following:
- the LOC126928121 gene encoding G-patch domain and KOW motifs-containing protein-like isoform X1 — protein MGLGADKVALQKKNTDFKKEEEEVKIEKGTFVKIIAGEQSNNYGQIEGFDDDAGRLIIKLALGGNIISVNEFMIQKSMRNIRTRNPRDSSKRWIEKDQCPLTPKTVKNKSSNKRKKIGSTMHNKNKYDKVGDKKSERRKRRSESNDDSDSDSEKKRRRERSNSNSNDSYKLKRLKKSKKRKKYDCSSERSSKKRDDEKDQDLDHLVGSNIFQERIRSFYFQDKLYNFIYTDFIIKCIFTKVYFFSYP, from the exons atgggtcttggagcagacaaagtagcattgcagaagaaaaatacagatttcaaaaaagaagaggaagaagttaaaatcgagaaaggaacatttgtgaaaattatagctggagaacaaagtaataattatggtcaaatagaaggattcgatgatgatgcaggaaggctcataataaaactagctcttggtggaaatataatatctgtaaatgaatttatg atacaaaaaagtatgaggaatataaggacaaggaatccaagggactcaagcaaaagatggatagaaaaagatcaatgtcccctgaccccgaagacggtgaagaacaaaagtagtaataaaagaaagaaaatcggaagtacgatgcacaataagaacaagtatgataaagtgggggataaaaaatcagaaagacgaaaaaggcgctccgaatctaatgatgacagcgatagtgattctgaaaagaagagacggagagaaagaagtaactctaatagtaatgattcttataaattaaaaagattgaagaagtcaaagaaacgtaagaagtacgattgctcgtctgaaagatcaagtaaaaaacgagacgacgagaaagatcaagatctcgatcatttagtaggcagtaatattttccaggaacgtattcggtcattttactttcaagataaattgtacaattttatttatacagattttataataaagtgtatttttacaaaagtatatttcttttcttacccttaa
- the LOC126928121 gene encoding G-patch domain and KOW motifs-containing protein-like isoform X2, which translates to MGLGADKVALQKKNTDFKKEEEEVKIEKGTFVKIIAGEQSNNYGQIEGFDDDAGRLIIKLALGGNIISIQKSMRNIRTRNPRDSSKRWIEKDQCPLTPKTVKNKSSNKRKKIGSTMHNKNKYDKVGDKKSERRKRRSESNDDSDSDSEKKRRRERSNSNSNDSYKLKRLKKSKKRKKYDCSSERSSKKRDDEKDQDLDHLVGSNIFQERIRSFYFQDKLYNFIYTDFIIKCIFTKVYFFSYP; encoded by the exons atgggtcttggagcagacaaagtagcattgcagaagaaaaatacagatttcaaaaaagaagaggaagaagttaaaatcgagaaaggaacatttgtgaaaattatagctggagaacaaagtaataattatggtcaaatagaaggattcgatgatgatgcaggaaggctcataataaaactagctcttggtggaaatataatatct atacaaaaaagtatgaggaatataaggacaaggaatccaagggactcaagcaaaagatggatagaaaaagatcaatgtcccctgaccccgaagacggtgaagaacaaaagtagtaataaaagaaagaaaatcggaagtacgatgcacaataagaacaagtatgataaagtgggggataaaaaatcagaaagacgaaaaaggcgctccgaatctaatgatgacagcgatagtgattctgaaaagaagagacggagagaaagaagtaactctaatagtaatgattcttataaattaaaaagattgaagaagtcaaagaaacgtaagaagtacgattgctcgtctgaaagatcaagtaaaaaacgagacgacgagaaagatcaagatctcgatcatttagtaggcagtaatattttccaggaacgtattcggtcattttactttcaagataaattgtacaattttatttatacagattttataataaagtgtatttttacaaaagtatatttcttttcttacccttaa